A part of Deinococcus sp. QL22 genomic DNA contains:
- a CDS encoding META domain-containing protein, with product MNRTRLPLLLALSGLLTSTALAQSGQIADGTWTLRELRDASGSTRFGGLDAPTLRLLGTGISTAEGTQVSGFAGCNTFKTTGVFTALTLKLRPIATTRRACPEPQLALEQRYLNVLQGARVYRRQGQTLTLTTGQAQAIYVYGSEAGRRLVTTWRLVGFQGDTPLTVTFSADGQISGSGGCNTFRGRYNVDDQALSVGPLASTRRACPSPELQAQEQRFLQDLQQVTRLEVTGALLTLVTRDGRRLQFARPVN from the coding sequence ATGAACCGAACCCGACTCCCTCTCCTGCTGGCCCTCAGTGGCCTGCTCACCTCCACCGCCCTCGCCCAGAGCGGGCAGATCGCCGACGGTACCTGGACTTTGCGGGAACTGCGCGACGCCTCTGGCAGCACACGCTTTGGTGGCCTAGATGCCCCGACCCTGCGGCTGCTGGGCACCGGCATCAGTACGGCTGAGGGCACCCAAGTCTCGGGCTTCGCCGGCTGCAATACCTTCAAGACCACCGGGGTCTTCACGGCCCTGACCCTCAAGCTGCGGCCCATCGCTACGACCCGGCGGGCTTGCCCGGAGCCGCAACTGGCGTTGGAACAGCGCTACTTGAACGTCCTCCAAGGCGCGCGGGTCTACCGGCGTCAAGGCCAGACGCTGACCCTGACAACTGGCCAGGCGCAGGCGATCTACGTGTACGGCAGTGAGGCAGGGCGGCGGCTGGTGACCACCTGGCGTCTGGTCGGCTTTCAGGGCGACACGCCGTTAACGGTGACCTTCTCCGCCGATGGGCAAATCAGTGGCTCAGGAGGCTGCAATACCTTCCGGGGGCGCTACAACGTCGACGATCAGGCGTTGTCCGTCGGGCCGCTGGCCAGCACCCGGCGGGCCTGCCCCTCTCCTGAGCTTCAGGCGCAGGAACAGCGCTTCCTGCAAGACCTCCAGCAGGTGACGCGTTTGGAGGTCACCGGCGCGCTGCTGACCTTGGTCACCCGGGACGGTCGCCGGCTTCAGTTCGCCCGGCCAGTCAACTGA
- a CDS encoding DUF2259 domain-containing protein, with translation MRRFLFPALIVLASTAWAGNRLDITRVAFSPSSQHVLAVMSGTLDGSGFGAAQVNVLNTATGTTAYTAKKAAETRAPVVLAQLLTSAPGVDLFARLSLNPGVTSVPRYRRIYPTPYPSWSDGIGAGQSQTTPVTLWTANSVAPIKLSVFRLPSTCPPEYLNSGDFTSGFRLSVRGRVVYQDVALPASRTCAARYSLERVDVRGNRVLFTLRAYGIGFEGPNADPVFVAVTLK, from the coding sequence ATGCGGCGATTCTTGTTCCCGGCCCTGATCGTGTTGGCCTCGACAGCGTGGGCGGGCAACCGTCTGGACATCACCCGCGTTGCTTTCTCGCCCTCCAGCCAGCACGTGTTGGCCGTCATGTCTGGAACATTGGACGGCAGTGGATTCGGTGCAGCGCAGGTGAACGTCCTGAACACGGCCACCGGAACGACCGCTTACACCGCCAAAAAAGCGGCCGAAACGAGGGCTCCGGTCGTGTTGGCGCAGTTGCTGACCTCCGCGCCTGGGGTTGATCTGTTCGCCCGATTGAGCCTGAATCCAGGCGTTACGTCTGTGCCGCGTTACCGCCGGATCTATCCCACGCCTTATCCTTCTTGGTCTGACGGCATCGGGGCGGGGCAAAGCCAAACTACGCCGGTCACCCTATGGACGGCGAATAGTGTTGCTCCGATCAAGCTCAGTGTGTTCCGCTTGCCGTCCACGTGTCCACCGGAGTACTTGAACTCTGGCGACTTCACGTCTGGCTTCCGCCTCAGTGTGCGGGGGCGCGTGGTGTATCAAGACGTTGCCTTGCCTGCTTCCCGCACTTGTGCCGCCCGGTACAGCCTGGAACGGGTGGATGTGCGGGGCAACCGCGTCCTGTTCACCTTGCGGGCCTACGGAATAGGCTTTGAAGGCCCAAATGCCGACCCGGTATTTGTGGCTGTCACCCTAAAGTGA
- the mscL gene encoding large conductance mechanosensitive channel protein MscL, producing the protein MLKGFQNFILRGNVVDLAVGVVIGAAFSGIVTAFSAAFLNPLIKLATGGGTRVGGAFVVNNVTFDYGTFITAIINFILIAAVIYFLVVTPMNHLTTRFKQQDKPPVAEPSNEEKLLAEIRDALRAGGGLQPPTAAQGEARP; encoded by the coding sequence ATGTTAAAAGGCTTTCAGAATTTCATTCTTCGGGGCAATGTTGTCGATCTGGCTGTCGGTGTGGTGATCGGTGCGGCCTTCAGCGGCATCGTCACGGCTTTTAGCGCCGCCTTCCTCAACCCACTGATCAAGCTGGCGACTGGCGGCGGCACCCGCGTTGGTGGAGCGTTCGTGGTCAACAACGTGACCTTCGACTACGGCACCTTCATTACCGCGATCATCAACTTCATCCTGATTGCCGCCGTGATCTACTTCTTGGTGGTCACGCCCATGAACCACCTCACCACCCGCTTCAAGCAGCAAGACAAACCCCCAGTGGCCGAACCCAGCAACGAAGAAAAACTGTTGGCCGAGATTCGCGACGCGTTGCGGGCCGGTGGGGGCCTTCAGCCGCCCACAGCCGCTCAGGGGGAAGCCCGACCCTAA
- a CDS encoding alpha/beta hydrolase, which produces MTQLPAKAQGQRPRLSPRARVWLAIFLAGFLGYLLALGIGAAVRPPLVVGQDAAVQGAQARATLQTSPGTFLDIQPVNGQDDTLLVFYSGGLVRPQAYEWLGTALAGRGVRTVIPAFPLDLAVTGIGRADALIKQFGTGKRVILAGHSLGGAMAAQYARDHRAQLAGLILMGAYPAGNVSLRDSAGTSLPVLSLLAEHDGVADAAEVRDGLTRLPTSARLTVIGGAVHAFFGRYGPQQGDGVPTVTRAQAETQIVAEIGAFLDGIREQ; this is translated from the coding sequence ATGACGCAACTGCCTGCCAAAGCTCAAGGCCAGCGCCCCCGACTGTCACCGCGTGCAAGGGTGTGGCTGGCCATTTTTCTGGCAGGCTTTCTAGGCTATCTGCTGGCCCTCGGCATTGGCGCAGCCGTGCGCCCGCCGCTGGTGGTGGGCCAAGACGCCGCTGTACAGGGCGCACAGGCCCGCGCCACGCTACAAACCAGTCCCGGCACGTTTCTGGATATTCAGCCTGTGAACGGGCAAGACGACACGCTGCTCGTGTTCTATTCCGGCGGCTTGGTGCGCCCACAGGCCTACGAATGGTTGGGGACAGCGTTGGCGGGACGGGGCGTGCGAACTGTGATCCCCGCCTTCCCGCTGGATTTGGCTGTGACTGGCATTGGCCGCGCGGACGCCTTGATCAAGCAATTCGGTACAGGTAAACGCGTCATTCTCGCTGGACATTCGCTCGGAGGCGCGATGGCGGCTCAATATGCGCGTGACCACCGGGCACAACTGGCGGGCCTGATCCTGATGGGCGCGTACCCGGCAGGCAACGTCAGCCTGCGCGACTCGGCTGGAACGTCTTTGCCTGTACTGTCGCTGCTCGCCGAGCATGACGGGGTGGCCGACGCTGCCGAGGTTCGGGATGGTTTGACACGGTTGCCCACCTCTGCCCGCCTGACCGTCATTGGTGGAGCTGTCCACGCCTTCTTTGGGCGCTACGGCCCGCAACAGGGCGACGGCGTTCCCACCGTGACCCGTGCTCAGGCTGAAACACAAATTGTGGCGGAGATTGGGGCGTTTTTGGATGGGATCAGGGAGCAATAA
- a CDS encoding DUF6444 domain-containing protein has protein sequence MLAELQDLKARLGPNSRTSNRPPSQDKPWSPKTERQKTGRSSGAQPDHPGKTLKMVDHPDEVVTPAVIGHCGCG, from the coding sequence GTGCTTGCTGAGCTTCAGGACCTCAAGGCGCGTCTCGGTCCGAATAGCAGGACCTCAAATCGGCCACCAAGCCAGGACAAGCCTTGGAGTCCGAAGACTGAGCGCCAAAAGACTGGCCGATCTTCTGGCGCTCAACCCGATCACCCAGGCAAGACGCTGAAGATGGTCGATCATCCTGATGAGGTCGTGACGCCTGCTGTGATAGGGCACTGTGGTTGTGGTTAG